tgaGTCGCAGTATAAAAGCAATATTAGGTCTAtgtcaaaaacaaacttttttgtaTTCGGAACAAAACTGGGGAAGTACGCAGTAAAACCTCGCATacaaaacagtttatatttttctgacattgaccttatattgtaaatttatgtCCCGAATAAAAAAGCACTCATTATATGAACAGTTATCGTAAGCattattttgatttaagtttttttttcttttctgttttctgtttttttctttttattaaatgtgAATACAGTTTGAttctaattttctttaaaatcaaaAGAAGTTGCGGTAAGCAGgttacttttattttgtttataattgcaGAATATGTTTTTATTTCGTGTCAAACAGCATTGAACTAAGTACACATAAACAAGGGATGTCAGACAAAGCAGAAGTTAGAAGAGTTTCTGAAGCTGATTATGATGTTGTAATGTCAATTAGATCTGGTGTTTATGGTGGTTATGATTATCTTCCGTCCATGTTTAAATCCCTTATAACACAGTCTCACAACAAAGGATATGCGTCAATTATTAATggaaaatttgtaagttttatttAACTTCGTTTTTatctgattttgttttaaaaaatgaggATAGTAATTTGAAATTGCAATACGAACCATTTAAgtcaaagaaaaacaataggtaaaggaaaacaaatgttttagaaaaatactcaAGAATGAACGGCGTATGtgaactgtaaattcagaaacttaCTAAATCAAGACATAATTAGAATCGATGCAGCAAAGTTTAAACGAATATCAAAATTCACTGAAAATGACGAGTAAGTAAGTTATCAGCCTTATTTGAATGTCTTATCTTTTGTCGTTAAACAATAGTTACAACTCAAAACCCTTACTATAAAGAAATGTATTAGATTGAAAGAAATGGTCATCCTACATTCAATCTTAAAGCACATCAAATGTACTTTGATTAGACAATTAACTAAATATTTAGATCATTTTCGCAGACAAAACTATAATATTAACATTGTTTAATATCGCAGTGATACCTTTGAAGAGTCATTACTTTTCGTTTATTTAATTAAATGTCTTTGTATTGTTGCTCTGTTGAtcctttatatatatgttatactaGGGAAAAAAACGCGCAAGCAGGAGTTGAAGACTACTTGAAATGTTTATGGTGATAACACAGCTTGGGTTCGTGTTTTTCAAGCTGTTTTTTCCATTGGTGCATTATGTTGATAGTTTTAATTAGTTTGTTAGATCTCCTTCCATAGGAGTTTAAATGTCTCGATTTTACACAAAAACGTTTTAGAAAGGAGAAAATAACTCATAGAAAAAGAAGACTACCTCGAACACTGATGAATAAAGATGTCTCAGTTGCGCATGGTTGTAGTATTTCTTATTTGGCGAAAGGTGCGAGTGAAGTTTTGTCTCTGTGTGAAACATGTGCCCAAAGAACGGAGGAAATAACTACGCTtacgctcagggtaaaataatcgAATATGATTGCCCAACCCATgcttaaatgaaaacaaatctacggctgccatgaattatttcttaaataatactTCAGACGATCGTTGGCTTGAAGACAAACCGGATAAACAAATTTGGTCTCATAATTTAATAGTATAGTTACATTACAGGTGGCGTTTTGCATGGTTTCAAAAGTGGATGGAGGCAAAACCGTTGTTACCAGAGCAGGTCGGGTCAACAAACAATACGAGGGTCGTGGTTTATATAATGCCCTTAAATTATATCTGCAAAAACATGTCTTCAGTGATGGAACTATTTCAAGTCATACTGTCGTTTATGATGACACAAATCAATCGATGATGGATAAGACATCTAAAGGAGAATTCACGTTATTGATGAAAAGGGTCTGTAAATTATGGCGGCAAAAGtaaaccgatgttcaaatctaattgatatattttaataaaacacaCCAAGGTTATTAAAATACAATCACTGCGAAAAACGCATAAACTATAAAAGAACTAGGCATGAAGTGTCAACAGGCTAAGCGTTTACTGCTATCTTTGCTTCACATGAATTGTAattcttaattttaaaatcaGAATATCTTGAATTGCTTTATAacactatagtcgccgtcaggtAAAATTGGCacaatgatttttgtcaaaaacaaatttaatatcaGCCGCGTTTACTCGAgatgatgtttttttatttagcggaagtaaaatcctgtccaaatatccactactgtcctaccttttattgtgtttgcacactgtataatcctgacctttacatttttcaagattatttacattgaaaaaccgccatcttggtttctatgaggTTCCCTTTTTACATAACATTCGTTAATATCCTTTTCATTGATGATTCAATTTCCCGCGCTTTTTACGTAAAGATGACGAAAAGCTCCGAGAAACACAAGAAAATGGAGAGCACGTGAACTCCACGGCAACAATtccggtaataacaatgtcggattccaccatacaaaataatcttggattacgtgaaggtcaggattatactgTGCACAAACAATAAAAGGTAGAACAGTAGTGGATGTTTGGATAGGATTTTTCttccgctaattgaaaaacatgatctcgagtaaacgcggtcgatatttaagaaaattttgacaaaaatcattgtgccaattttacgtgacggcgactataataGACGTACTGTTGCAAATGTTTGGGTTGAAcatatattcaatatattctaAGTTAAGAAATACTGCGAAGTGGAACTTCATTATTCAGATATGTCAATAACGTGTTATGCAATATTTGTAAGAAACTATTGTAAAATTGCCGCTGCTTTTTATTACCTAAAACGTCTGCTTTGTTCGACGTCTTGATACAATCACATCTTTCTTAAAAGTTATAGATAACAgacattattaaaacaaaaaatagaattaaTAACCCATTCCGATATTAAATGAGATATGagatctttataaaaaaagaaaagaaaattagtATACAACAATTATATGTTCTTTATAAAAATGTCATAGTACTTAAGTCTTGTCGTTTGTACTCTCGGTAGAAATACATAAAACTACACTTAGTACATGACATGGTTTAGATGCACAAAACGTTTAATTTCTTTgctagaccaaatgacacaatcATTTTTAGTCATTCCAAACTTGCTATGCCATTATAAATATGCCTTTCAAATGACATTTCATATGAAACTAATATGATAAAGCAAATAAAACgtcaaataatttcttttaaaaaacattCTATACCGAGGATTGTATGAAGTTTAACATATACCAAGTATGAATATATCTTGATTTTACGAGGTTACTAGTTGTtaatgtcatacatgtatatgctctttgtatttttgttttcaaaattgcCGTCCCTGTTGTAATTTGTTTGATGAACGAATGTCTTTTTTTTTCCAGAAAGTAATTGGTTACAGAATAGATTTTGATAAGATGTCAGTTATTGCGAAGAGAACACATACAACAACAAATACTCGTACTTTGAATGAAGTTGATCTTATAACAGTTTTTAAGTCTAGAAGTGTATGTTCTACTCTGTTCCCACAGGAGCGAATCATATGTAATTTTGTACCATATAGACTGACAGAACGAAACATACCACTTATCTTTTCGGAAGTTTCTCTTATTGTGGGTACTGGTGAACCAGAGTTGAGTTTTATTACTTGTGGAGTTTACTATCGTTCTGAAAATGGCCATACCTTTATCATTGAAGTGTATGGAAATAACAATTTCATTAGAGAGCATTTGATACTTCATTTTCAACACGCATTACAGTACTACCCTAAAGAAATAAATATCCTAATAATGTGCAAAGAAAATGCTGCTGATAAAATAGATAGCGAAATAAAAGAATGTCAACTAAGTAATATGGATGTTGGATTTAAAACAGTGTTCTTGGTTGAAAAGAACATTAAGTAAAACAATTAAAGGAATTTAAGCAATAGGACAATAAAGGTTGTAAAAATATCACTCAATGATTTCAGAATGCGATTATTAAATGctgtttacaaaattatatttttgtttttgcttcttcagactttttttcaatctaGTTTTTTGGTTATAAAAAACACTTATACCTGGTACCATATATATTCCGTTTACTTACGAATGTATGGGATTTTGTTGGATGGACAACTACTATGTATCACACATCTGCGACACAATATGAATTCGTCATGTTTAATCATTCGCTCTAGTAAATTGATAACAGCTGGtcaataagtttttgataaagtgTCTTTCCTTTCTGTCTCTAATTAGTTAGACTGCTTTGTGTTGTTTAAATGTCTTGTtttctagagctagctcaaagaaCGTTGATTTtcttgaacgaggaatactgctttctcaaaagttgctaagacagggctatgaatcaatcaaattaaggtcatcacttaaGATATTTTACGGTCgtcatcatgagctgattggccattatgacaaaagtgtgtcagaaatcatatctgatattcttcctcagtcataattaCCTTCcgtcattaccgaactgaacaaagaaataccacgacgggtgccgtatacggtgcaggaaatgcttacccttccggagcacctgatttcactcccggtttttagtggagttcgtgttgtttcttatttattattcataactgttgatgtaaatgtcctttggtttttttagtctttgtttaccccttgattttgattgttattgtctttttggtttttttttgttatgggGACCCAATCACGTGCACTTTGTGTATAATCGGTCTTATTGCATACATAGTTACACATTATCtgcttttcaattttatatatttgcagattTATGTTTGAACTTCTGTATGCAAAGTATCAGGTTCTTTTGGTGAATGCAAGTCTAGTTATTGCAATATCGGTTAAATTTTGCACACAAATCATGAAATGGcaacatttttttccttattcGTATATTTTAAACATAGAGTGCTGCTGTCATCTAGTCACATAATTGTATGTTCTAGTTGACAATTTTCTGGATCTATTTCTTCAATTAATTGACCGTATAAGTATTTATACTCAAATACAAATTTTAGCATCGTGTTTATGGTTTATCCATTCAGAGGTAAAATTTACTCTGAAAATAACAAAACGCTTCTTCACTaccattttattttcttaattgtgataaaataattttgattttagtatattgcattttttttaaaaaaaattagacgTTAAGAAGTCAAAACTACTAACCACTGTGATAGTTCTTGAAAAAAACATCTATAATACTATTTTCTGAATTTCAAAATAGATCAGTAATTATCGAGGCTTTTAATAAAGGGCATTGATGATAAATGTTACCTTACATATACTATAAATAGATAcgattatgaataaataaaagcaacagtatatactgctgtttaaaagtcatacattgattgagagaaaaaacaaatccgggttactaactaaaaaccgagggaaacatatcatCTATAGGAGGAAcacaaaggaacaacagaaacacaggcATAGAtagccttagccgtatttggcaccatttttgggaattttgggtcctcagtgctcttcaactttgtaattgttttgcttgataacgtttttgatctgagcgtcactggtgagtcttatgtagacgaaattagcgtctggcgtattaaattataatcccgaTACCTCTGATAACTAATTGCAACacaaacaaacgccaacatacatagaaacggaatATTGCAACTGCCCTATCCCGGTCCTTAttcaagacattttaagaaaaaactggcgagttgaacctggttttatggctggCCAAACCTCCAACTTATATGCCAATGTTACAAAATATCGCATAATTAAGTGACATGTACACCATTTAATGACAATTAACATCTTTCATTAACGACAGCGCATGACTCTACATACAGTGATGCATAATCCCTCTATTAAGGTACATATTCTACCAGGTATTTTTCTCACTGCATTATAATGAacatgttttcattgttttaagcGAATTTGTTTTGAAACATTCGTTTGGTTTGAATAGAGTAAATTTGGAATGACAGATACAGTGATGTCCGATTCAGAGCAGAGAGAAGGGAGGAGCGTAACGGAAGCTGATTACGATGACGTAATGTCCATCCGATCATCTGTTTATGATGAatatgattatctccccttcagtTCAAATCATTAATCAACCAACCAAGACAACGAAGGATATGCTACAATTTTGAATGGACAATTTGTAAGTTATGATTTAAGAGTCGAGTAAAGCTTCATTGAAATGACAAAtcaattcgagcgtcactgttaagtcttttatagacaaaacgcgcgtctggc
Above is a window of Mytilus galloprovincialis chromosome 7, xbMytGall1.hap1.1, whole genome shotgun sequence DNA encoding:
- the LOC143082316 gene encoding putative N-acetyltransferase 16 isoform X1, giving the protein MSRIKKHSLYEQLSICFYFVSNSIELSTHKQGMSDKAEVRRVSEADYDVVMSIRSGVYGGYDYLPSMFKSLITQSHNKGYASIINGKFVAFCMVSKVDGGKTVVTRAGRVNKQYEGRGLYNALKLYLQKHVFSDGTISSHTVVYDDTNQSMMDKTSKGEFTLLMKRKVIGYRIDFDKMSVIAKRTHTTTNTRTLNEVDLITVFKSRSVCSTLFPQERIICNFVPYRLTERNIPLIFSEVSLIVGTGEPELSFITCGVYYRSENGHTFIIEVYGNNNFIREHLILHFQHALQYYPKEINILIMCKENAADKIDSEIKECQLSNMDVGFKTVFLVEKNIK
- the LOC143082316 gene encoding putative N-acetyltransferase 16 isoform X2; protein product: MSDKAEVRRVSEADYDVVMSIRSGVYGGYDYLPSMFKSLITQSHNKGYASIINGKFVAFCMVSKVDGGKTVVTRAGRVNKQYEGRGLYNALKLYLQKHVFSDGTISSHTVVYDDTNQSMMDKTSKGEFTLLMKRKVIGYRIDFDKMSVIAKRTHTTTNTRTLNEVDLITVFKSRSVCSTLFPQERIICNFVPYRLTERNIPLIFSEVSLIVGTGEPELSFITCGVYYRSENGHTFIIEVYGNNNFIREHLILHFQHALQYYPKEINILIMCKENAADKIDSEIKECQLSNMDVGFKTVFLVEKNIK